From the genome of Pantoea alfalfae, one region includes:
- the rpsO gene encoding 30S ribosomal protein S15, whose amino-acid sequence MSLSVEAKAEIVAKYGRGANDSGSTEVQVALLTAQITHLQGHFSEHKKDHHSRRGLLRMVSQRRKLLDYLKRKDVARYSSLIESLGLRR is encoded by the coding sequence ATGTCTCTAAGCGTAGAAGCTAAAGCAGAGATCGTTGCTAAATATGGCCGTGGTGCTAACGACAGCGGTTCAACTGAAGTTCAGGTTGCCCTGTTGACCGCGCAGATTACCCATCTGCAGGGTCACTTCTCTGAGCACAAAAAAGACCACCACAGCCGCCGCGGTCTGCTGCGCATGGTATCACAGCGTCGTAAGCTGCTGGACTACCTGAAGCGTAAAGACGTTGCACGCTACAGCAGCCTGATCGAAAGTCTCGGTCTGCGTCGCTAA
- the ubiT gene encoding ubiquinone anaerobic biosynthesis accessory factor UbiT, with protein sequence MLERIHAHCVKTGPKILGLPVALTPFPVKKLLLQQLLNWQFRHALAEGELDFLNGRLLGIEIADLNLQWITTLQDGRLAVLQQSEADVWFRSNANDLLLVAARKADPDMLFFQRRLVIEGDTELGLEVKNVMDAIEPEAMPTALRTAIEQMAAFVDAGMKQDAKAAQPRAGAAC encoded by the coding sequence GTGTTAGAGCGGATACATGCCCATTGTGTGAAGACCGGTCCAAAAATCTTAGGGTTACCTGTAGCGCTCACCCCATTCCCGGTCAAAAAGTTGCTGCTGCAACAACTCTTAAACTGGCAATTTCGCCATGCTTTGGCTGAAGGTGAGTTAGACTTTCTGAATGGTCGCCTGCTGGGTATCGAGATTGCCGATCTTAATCTGCAATGGATAACCACGCTGCAGGATGGCCGACTGGCGGTATTGCAACAGTCCGAAGCGGATGTCTGGTTTCGGAGCAATGCCAATGATCTGTTGCTGGTGGCAGCACGTAAAGCAGACCCCGATATGCTGTTCTTTCAACGCCGTCTGGTGATTGAAGGTGACACAGAACTGGGACTTGAGGTGAAGAACGTAATGGATGCTATTGAACCCGAGGCTATGCCCACTGCGTTACGCACGGCTATTGAGCAGATGGCGGCATTTGTCGACGCCGGCATGAAACAGGACGCGAAGGCCGCACAGCCGCGCGCAGGTGCCGCATGTTGA
- the nlpI gene encoding lipoprotein NlpI: MKPFLRWCFVATALTLAGCSNSNWRKNDVLAVPLQPTLQQEVILARMEQILASRALTDDERAQLLYERGVLYDSLGLRALARNDFSQALSIRPDMPEVFNYLGIYLTQAGNFDAAYEAFDSVLELDPTYNYAHLNRGIALYYGGRYKLAQDDLLAFYQDDPNDPFRSLWLYLVEREMDVDKAKVALKQRHDKAVRDQWGWNIVEFYLGDINEKTLMESLKADATDNTSLAEHLSETNFYLGKYYLSLGEKDDAKALFKLAVANNVNNFVEHRYALLELAQLGQAQDDLSESDQQ; the protein is encoded by the coding sequence ATGAAGCCTTTTCTGCGCTGGTGTTTTGTTGCGACAGCTTTGACGCTGGCAGGATGCAGCAACTCCAATTGGCGTAAGAACGACGTTCTTGCAGTGCCTTTACAGCCCACACTGCAGCAGGAAGTGATACTGGCGCGCATGGAACAAATTCTTGCCAGTCGCGCTCTCACCGATGATGAACGCGCACAGCTGTTATATGAGCGCGGAGTGTTGTATGATAGTTTAGGTCTGCGGGCATTAGCGCGGAACGATTTTTCGCAAGCGCTGTCTATAAGACCAGATATGCCCGAAGTGTTTAACTACTTAGGCATATATTTAACGCAGGCGGGCAACTTTGATGCCGCCTATGAAGCGTTTGATTCTGTACTTGAGCTTGATCCAACTTACAACTATGCGCATTTAAACCGTGGTATCGCCCTCTATTACGGCGGTCGATACAAGTTAGCGCAAGATGATCTGCTGGCGTTTTATCAAGACGATCCTAACGATCCTTTCCGCAGTCTGTGGCTCTATCTCGTTGAACGTGAGATGGATGTCGACAAGGCAAAAGTCGCGCTTAAACAGCGTCACGACAAAGCGGTCAGAGACCAATGGGGATGGAATATTGTCGAGTTCTACCTTGGAGATATCAACGAGAAAACGTTGATGGAAAGTCTCAAGGCGGACGCAACGGATAACACCTCGCTCGCTGAACATCTCAGTGAAACCAACTTCTATTTAGGTAAGTACTACCTAAGTCTGGGGGAGAAGGACGACGCGAAAGCGTTGTTCAAACTGGCGGTGGCCAACAACGTTAACAACTTTGTTGAACACCGATACGCATTGTTGGAACTGGCGCAACTCGGCCAGGCACAAGACGATTTATCAGAATCTGACCAGCAATAG
- a CDS encoding SDR family NAD(P)-dependent oxidoreductase, whose product MKALQNKIALVTGASKGIGAAIAIAFAAAGARVVVNYRQDEVGAADVVSDIVTLGSEAVAVQADISHLRDVERLFATTAECFGAPDIVVNNAGSFHHGEFAALTQEEMQQQININLLGTLMVCQQAIRHFPAHGGSIINLSALNSKNSTPGSVLWAATKGAVDTLTQGLARELGARNIRVNALAPGMILTEGLLAAKRMSPQLKAQLLAATPLGRFGLPEDVAQVALFLASEESAYVSGERVMISGGA is encoded by the coding sequence ATGAAAGCATTGCAGAATAAAATTGCACTGGTGACCGGCGCGTCCAAAGGCATTGGCGCGGCCATTGCCATCGCATTTGCCGCAGCGGGCGCGCGCGTCGTGGTCAACTATCGTCAGGACGAGGTGGGAGCGGCTGACGTAGTCAGCGATATCGTCACGTTGGGCAGTGAAGCCGTGGCGGTACAGGCTGATATTTCTCATCTGCGGGATGTGGAACGGCTGTTCGCCACAACTGCAGAGTGTTTCGGCGCACCGGACATTGTGGTGAACAATGCGGGCAGCTTTCATCACGGCGAGTTTGCGGCGCTGACGCAGGAGGAGATGCAGCAGCAGATCAACATTAACCTGCTCGGCACGCTGATGGTCTGTCAGCAGGCGATTCGTCATTTCCCCGCGCATGGCGGCAGCATTATCAATCTTAGTGCCCTGAACAGTAAAAACAGCACGCCGGGTTCCGTACTCTGGGCGGCCACCAAAGGCGCGGTGGATACCCTGACTCAGGGGCTGGCGCGCGAACTGGGCGCCAGGAATATCCGGGTTAACGCGCTGGCTCCTGGGATGATCCTGACCGAGGGATTACTGGCTGCGAAGAGGATGAGTCCGCAGCTCAAGGCACAGCTGCTGGCGGCTACCCCGCTGGGGCGTTTTGGTCTGCCGGAGGATGTGGCGCAGGTCGCGCTATTTCTGGCCTCTGAGGAGTCCGCTTATGTCAGCGGCGAGCGCGTCATGATCAGCGGGGGTGCCTGA
- a CDS encoding DEAD/DEAH family ATP-dependent RNA helicase produces the protein MTDIQTTFADLGLNADILESLNGMGYVKPSPIQAECIPHLLAGRDVLGMAQTGSGKTAAFSLPLLNNIDPTVKAPQILVLAPTRELAVQVAEAITEFSKHMRGLNVVALYGGQRYDVQLRALRQGPQVVVGTPGRLLDHLKRGTLELSNLRGLVLDEADEMLRMGFIEDVETIMAQIPAGHQTALFSATMPEAIRRITKRFMKDPQEVRIQSSMTTRPDISQSYWTAYGRKTDALVRFLEAEDFDAAIIFVRTKNATLEVAEALERSGYNSAALNGDMNQALREQTLERLKDGRLDILIATDVAARGLDVERISLVVNYDIPMDAESYVHRIGRTGRAGRAGRALLFVENRERRLLRNIERTMKLTIPEVELPNAELLGERRLAKFAAKVQQQLESSDLDQYRALLTKMQPEDELDLETLAAALLKMAQGERPLILPPEAPRPARREYRDRDERDGRRDSREARSDRGPRESRDSRDGDRPRRERRDVGEMQLYRIEVGRDDGVEVRHIVGAIANEGDISSRYIGNIKLFGNHSTIELPKGMPGDVLQHFTRTRILNKPMNMQLLGDAQPNEGRGDRRPAGAGGERRSGPGAANREGGRRFSSERREGGREGGGRTFNREGSRGPRREEGAAAAPRRRDA, from the coding sequence ATGACTGATATTCAAACCACTTTTGCTGACCTTGGCCTGAACGCCGACATCCTTGAATCACTGAATGGCATGGGCTACGTAAAGCCATCCCCAATCCAGGCTGAGTGTATTCCTCACCTGCTGGCGGGCCGTGACGTGTTAGGCATGGCGCAGACCGGGAGTGGTAAAACTGCGGCATTTTCTCTGCCGCTGTTAAACAACATCGACCCGACTGTTAAAGCACCGCAAATCCTGGTGCTGGCACCGACCCGCGAACTGGCGGTACAGGTTGCTGAAGCAATCACCGAATTCTCTAAGCACATGCGTGGCCTGAACGTGGTTGCCCTTTACGGCGGCCAGCGTTATGACGTGCAGCTGCGCGCTCTGCGTCAGGGACCACAGGTTGTTGTGGGTACCCCTGGTCGTCTGCTTGACCACCTGAAACGCGGCACGTTAGAACTCTCTAACCTGCGCGGCCTGGTGCTGGATGAAGCTGATGAAATGCTGCGTATGGGCTTCATCGAAGACGTTGAAACCATCATGGCTCAGATTCCAGCCGGTCATCAGACTGCACTGTTCTCTGCAACCATGCCGGAAGCGATTCGTCGCATCACCAAACGCTTCATGAAAGATCCACAGGAAGTGCGTATCCAGTCAAGTATGACAACGCGTCCTGATATCAGCCAGAGCTACTGGACCGCTTACGGTCGTAAAACAGATGCACTGGTTCGCTTCCTGGAAGCAGAAGACTTTGATGCTGCCATCATCTTCGTGCGTACTAAAAACGCAACGCTGGAAGTGGCAGAAGCACTGGAGCGTAGTGGCTACAACAGCGCCGCGCTGAACGGTGATATGAACCAGGCTCTGCGTGAGCAGACGCTGGAGCGCCTGAAAGATGGTCGTCTCGACATCCTGATTGCAACCGACGTTGCGGCCCGTGGCCTGGACGTTGAGCGTATCAGCCTGGTTGTGAACTACGACATCCCGATGGATGCAGAATCTTACGTTCACCGTATCGGTCGTACCGGTCGTGCTGGTCGTGCTGGCCGTGCGCTGCTGTTCGTTGAGAACCGCGAGCGTCGTCTGCTGCGCAACATCGAACGTACGATGAAGCTGACTATCCCTGAAGTTGAACTGCCTAACGCAGAACTGCTGGGTGAGCGTCGTCTGGCCAAGTTTGCCGCTAAAGTTCAGCAGCAGCTGGAAAGCAGCGATCTGGATCAGTACCGTGCTCTGCTGACTAAAATGCAGCCGGAAGATGAACTGGATCTGGAAACGCTGGCCGCCGCACTGCTTAAGATGGCACAGGGCGAACGTCCTCTGATTCTGCCACCAGAAGCACCACGTCCTGCACGTCGTGAATACCGCGATCGTGACGAGCGTGATGGCCGTCGTGACAGCCGTGAAGCGCGTAGCGATCGTGGCCCACGTGAAAGCCGTGACAGCCGTGATGGCGATCGTCCACGTCGCGAACGTCGTGACGTTGGCGAAATGCAGCTGTACCGCATCGAAGTAGGCCGTGATGATGGTGTTGAAGTTCGTCACATCGTTGGCGCTATCGCTAACGAAGGCGACATCAGCAGCCGTTACATCGGTAACATCAAGCTGTTCGGTAACCACTCGACTATCGAGCTGCCGAAAGGCATGCCAGGCGATGTGCTGCAGCACTTCACCCGTACGCGTATTCTGAACAAACCAATGAATATGCAGCTGCTGGGTGATGCTCAGCCAAACGAAGGCCGTGGCGATCGTCGTCCAGCCGGTGCTGGCGGTGAGCGTCGCAGCGGTCCGGGCGCAGCTAACCGTGAAGGTGGTCGTCGCTTCTCTTCTGAACGCCGTGAAGGTGGTCGTGAAGGCGGTGGACGTACTTTCAACCGTGAAGGTAGCCGTGGTCCACGTCGTGAAGAAGGCGCAGCTGCCGCTCCACGTCGTCGTGATGCATAA
- the ubiU gene encoding ubiquinone anaerobic biosynthesis protein UbiU: MELLCPAGNLPAVRTAVENGADAVYVGLKDDTNARHFAGLNFTDKKLAEAARYLHQHQRKLHVAINTFAHPDGMGRWQRAIDVAAQNGADALILADIATLEYAAKHYPQVERHLSVQASATNLEAIRFYHRHFNLQRVVLPRVLSIHQVKQLARSTPVPLEVFAFGSLCIMAEGRCYLSSWMTGESPNSAGACSPAKFVRWQQTPQGMESRLNEVLIDRYAPDESAGYPTLCKGRYEVNNQRYHVLEEPTSLNTLELLPELLRAGIASVKIEGRQRSPAYVADVARVWRQAIDRCKAQPEQFDVAPQWMQTLGDLSEGTQTTLGAYHREWQ, translated from the coding sequence ATGGAACTGCTCTGCCCGGCAGGAAACTTACCCGCAGTGCGCACCGCCGTAGAAAATGGCGCGGATGCGGTCTATGTGGGACTGAAAGATGACACCAATGCTCGTCACTTTGCGGGCCTGAACTTCACTGATAAAAAGCTGGCTGAAGCGGCGCGTTATCTCCATCAGCATCAGCGCAAACTGCATGTGGCAATCAATACCTTTGCCCATCCCGATGGCATGGGACGCTGGCAGCGGGCGATTGATGTGGCGGCGCAAAACGGGGCAGATGCCCTGATTCTGGCTGATATCGCTACGCTGGAGTACGCCGCGAAGCACTATCCACAGGTTGAACGTCATCTCTCTGTACAGGCATCGGCAACCAATCTTGAGGCGATTCGCTTTTATCATCGCCACTTCAATCTGCAGCGGGTGGTACTCCCGCGCGTCTTGTCGATTCATCAGGTTAAACAACTGGCACGCAGCACGCCGGTGCCGCTGGAGGTGTTCGCCTTTGGCAGTCTGTGCATTATGGCAGAAGGCCGCTGCTACCTCTCCTCCTGGATGACCGGCGAATCACCTAACAGCGCAGGTGCCTGCTCCCCGGCGAAATTTGTACGCTGGCAGCAGACGCCGCAGGGCATGGAGTCACGCCTGAATGAAGTGCTAATTGATCGCTACGCCCCCGATGAGAGCGCCGGTTACCCGACGCTCTGCAAAGGACGCTATGAGGTTAACAATCAGCGTTATCACGTCCTGGAGGAACCGACCAGTCTCAACACACTGGAACTGCTGCCAGAGCTGCTGCGGGCAGGCATCGCCTCGGTGAAAATCGAAGGCCGGCAGCGCAGTCCCGCCTACGTCGCTGATGTGGCGCGCGTCTGGCGTCAGGCAATCGATCGCTGCAAGGCGCAGCCGGAGCAGTTTGACGTGGCGCCACAGTGGATGCAGACGCTGGGCGATCTCTCTGAAGGCACACAAACCACGCTGGGTGCTTATCACCGTGAATGGCAATAA
- the yrbN gene encoding protein YrbN: MKMTESFHDELCRLAAAI, translated from the coding sequence ATGAAAATGACTGAAAGTTTTCACGACGAGTTATGTAGACTGGCCGCCGCAATCTAA
- a CDS encoding U32 family peptidase: MQYALGPVLWYWPTDTLDDFYQQAVRSSADIIYLGEAVCSKRRATPYARWMALARDVASSGKQVVLSTLALLQSPSELKELQRYVENGEFLIEANDIGTVNMAAERHLPFVAGPTLNVYNADTLQLLVKEGMTRWCMPVEMSRDWLLQLLAQCETRGIRKQFEVEVMGYGHLPLALSARCFTARSENRAKDDCETCCINYPTGRRVNSQEGQQVFVLNGIQTMSGYCYNLGNDLAGMRGQVDCVRLSPQDTSTLAEIDRFRANENGQAPLMVAKGCDCNGYWRKLAGMTLAS; this comes from the coding sequence ATGCAATATGCTCTTGGACCGGTGCTCTGGTACTGGCCGACCGATACGCTGGACGATTTTTATCAGCAGGCTGTCCGCAGTAGTGCGGATATTATTTATCTCGGCGAAGCGGTGTGCAGTAAACGCCGCGCTACGCCCTATGCCCGCTGGATGGCGCTGGCGCGTGACGTGGCATCCAGCGGCAAACAGGTTGTACTCAGCACGCTGGCGCTGCTGCAATCACCCTCTGAGCTGAAAGAGCTGCAGCGCTACGTAGAAAACGGCGAGTTCCTGATTGAAGCCAATGATATCGGCACGGTCAATATGGCCGCTGAGCGCCATTTGCCCTTTGTCGCCGGTCCCACGCTGAATGTCTATAATGCCGACACGCTGCAGCTGCTGGTTAAAGAGGGCATGACGCGCTGGTGTATGCCGGTGGAGATGTCGCGTGACTGGCTGCTACAGCTGCTGGCGCAGTGCGAGACGCGGGGTATCCGCAAACAGTTTGAGGTGGAGGTGATGGGTTACGGTCATCTGCCGCTGGCGCTGTCAGCGCGCTGTTTCACCGCCCGCTCGGAAAATCGCGCGAAAGATGACTGCGAAACCTGCTGTATCAACTATCCGACAGGTCGCCGCGTCAACTCTCAGGAGGGACAACAGGTGTTCGTCCTCAATGGCATTCAGACCATGAGCGGCTACTGCTATAACCTGGGTAACGATCTGGCGGGGATGCGTGGCCAGGTCGATTGCGTGAGACTCTCGCCGCAGGATACGTCGACGCTGGCAGAGATCGACCGTTTCCGCGCCAATGAAAACGGTCAGGCTCCGCTTATGGTCGCGAAAGGCTGCGATTGTAACGGTTACTGGCGCAAACTGGCGGGTATGACGCTGGCATCCTGA
- a CDS encoding luciferase-like monooxygenase — protein sequence MSDKKPLRLSVLDLAPIPQGATARNAFHNSLALARQAEKLGFERYWLAEHHNMTGIASAATSVLIGYLAANTETLKLGSGGIMLPNHAPLVIAEQFGTLASLYPGRIDLGLGRAPGSDQRTMMALRRHQSSMHADTFPEDVAELINWFDAGPDAQLPVQPVPGLGLKIPVWLLGSSLYSAQLSAKMGLPFAFASHFAPDQLFQALHVYRENFQPSARLDKPYATVCINVVAADNERDARFLFTSQQQQFINLRRGKPGPLPAPVENMDNLWSPSEQYGVQQALSMSLVGDTDKVRHGLASLMRETQADEIMVNGQIFDSEARLRSFAIAMEAADSL from the coding sequence ATGTCTGATAAAAAACCTCTTCGCCTGTCCGTGCTGGATCTTGCGCCGATTCCACAGGGTGCGACCGCACGGAATGCGTTCCATAATTCCCTGGCGCTGGCGCGTCAGGCTGAAAAACTGGGCTTCGAACGCTACTGGCTGGCTGAACATCACAACATGACAGGGATTGCCAGCGCTGCGACGTCGGTGCTGATCGGCTATCTGGCGGCGAACACCGAGACACTGAAGCTGGGCTCCGGTGGCATTATGTTGCCTAATCATGCGCCGCTGGTCATCGCCGAGCAGTTTGGCACCCTGGCCTCTCTCTATCCGGGCCGTATCGATCTCGGTTTAGGTCGCGCGCCCGGTTCTGACCAGCGCACCATGATGGCGCTGCGCCGTCACCAGTCCAGCATGCATGCGGACACCTTTCCCGAAGATGTGGCTGAACTGATTAACTGGTTCGATGCTGGCCCGGATGCGCAACTGCCGGTTCAGCCAGTGCCGGGTCTGGGGCTGAAGATCCCGGTCTGGCTACTCGGATCCAGCCTCTACAGCGCGCAGCTGTCAGCAAAAATGGGCCTGCCGTTTGCCTTTGCCTCCCACTTCGCGCCTGACCAGCTCTTCCAGGCACTGCATGTGTATCGTGAGAACTTCCAGCCCTCGGCGCGTCTCGACAAGCCCTATGCCACCGTCTGCATTAACGTGGTGGCCGCTGATAATGAGCGTGATGCGCGCTTCCTGTTTACCTCGCAGCAGCAGCAGTTTATTAACCTGCGCCGCGGCAAACCGGGCCCGTTACCGGCCCCGGTTGAGAATATGGATAATCTCTGGTCGCCGTCAGAGCAGTATGGCGTTCAGCAGGCACTCAGCATGTCGCTGGTGGGCGATACCGACAAGGTGCGTCATGGCCTGGCTTCGCTGATGCGTGAAACGCAGGCAGATGAAATTATGGTTAATGGCCAGATTTTTGACAGCGAAGCTCGTCTGCGCTCCTTTGCCATTGCGATGGAAGCGGCAGACAGCCTGTAA
- a CDS encoding AraC family transcriptional regulator codes for MTESNKWQALAQLIARHAPEDGRHSSAIDCLFFGRVSAPTEPMHFAQWASFALVAQGSKALHMGDEVLHYGPGDLLLVTLDMPVRACVTVATPEKPNLGIGIAINESRLMRYLEQFPPALPLVTAGNERGVTVHKVSPLLVDAVIRLVRLLDHPEDIEALAPLIEQEIFYRLLTGPEGSRILNMALAERPGNRVAQAARWLRENFHQPLKIDQLASSVGMSISSLHHHFKAVTAMTPMQYQKQLRLNEARRLMLVEKLDAGTAGYRVGYQSASQFSREYRRLYGQSPARDSRQLAVSPDTLRPPQN; via the coding sequence GTGACAGAGAGTAACAAGTGGCAGGCGCTGGCACAGTTAATTGCCCGTCATGCGCCGGAGGATGGCCGGCATTCCAGCGCCATCGACTGCCTGTTTTTTGGCCGGGTTTCAGCACCTACTGAGCCGATGCACTTTGCTCAATGGGCCAGTTTTGCGCTGGTGGCGCAGGGCAGCAAAGCGCTGCATATGGGTGATGAGGTGCTGCACTATGGACCAGGGGATCTGCTGCTGGTAACGCTGGATATGCCAGTGCGCGCCTGCGTCACTGTCGCCACGCCGGAAAAGCCCAATCTCGGGATAGGTATCGCCATCAATGAATCCCGGCTTATGCGCTACCTTGAACAGTTTCCGCCAGCGCTGCCGCTGGTGACCGCAGGCAATGAACGGGGTGTCACCGTGCATAAGGTTTCACCTTTGCTGGTGGATGCAGTCATCCGGCTGGTGCGTCTGCTTGACCACCCGGAAGATATTGAGGCGCTGGCTCCGCTGATTGAGCAGGAGATTTTCTACCGGCTGCTGACCGGGCCGGAGGGCTCGCGCATCCTGAATATGGCGCTGGCTGAGCGGCCGGGTAACCGGGTGGCGCAGGCTGCCCGCTGGCTGCGGGAGAATTTTCACCAGCCGCTAAAGATCGATCAGCTTGCCAGCAGTGTCGGCATGAGTATCTCTTCGCTGCATCATCACTTCAAAGCCGTAACGGCTATGACGCCGATGCAATACCAGAAACAACTGCGGCTCAATGAGGCGCGGCGTTTGATGTTGGTGGAAAAGCTGGATGCCGGTACGGCAGGCTATCGGGTGGGCTATCAGAGCGCATCACAGTTCAGTCGTGAATATCGCCGCCTGTATGGGCAATCTCCTGCCAGGGATAGTCGTCAGTTGGCGGTGAGCCCGGATACCCTGCGCCCACCGCAAAACTGA
- the pnp gene encoding polyribonucleotide nucleotidyltransferase, which produces MLNPIVRKFQYGQHTVTLETGMMARQATAAVMVSMDDTAVFVTVVGQKKSKPGQDFFPLTVNYQERTYAAGRIPGSFFRREGRPSEGETLISRLIDRPIRPLFPEGFVNEVQVIATVVSVNPQVHPDIVAMIGASAALALSGLPFNGPIGSARVGYINDQYVLNPTADELKQSRLDLVVAGTQNAVLMVESEAEILSEEQMLGAVVFGHDQQQIVIENINALVAEAGKPRWDWQPEAANTPLISRVAALAEARISDAYRITDKQERYAQVGVIKDETIAALLAEDDTLDGSEIGDIVHSLEKTVVRTRILNGEPRIDGREKDMIRGLDVRTGVLPRTHGSSLFTRGETQALVTATLGTTRDAQNLDELMGERTDSFLFHYNFPPYSVGETGMVGSPKRREIGHGRLAKRGVLAVMPKAEDFPYTVRVVSEITESNGSSSMASVCGASLALMDAGVPIKAAVAGIAMGLVKEDEKFVVLSDILGDEDHLGDMDFKVAGSREGITALQMDIKIEGITREIMQEALNQAKGARLHILGVMEQAISTPRTEISEFAPRIYTIKISSDKIKDVIGKGGSVIRALTEETGTTIEIEDDGTVKIAATDGLKAKEAIRRIEEITAEIEVGRIYSGKVTRIVDFGAFVAIGGGKEGLVHISQIADKRVEKVTDYLQMGQEVPVKVMEVDRQGRVRLSIKEATESKPQTEEAAAVTTPDAE; this is translated from the coding sequence TTGCTGAATCCGATCGTACGCAAATTCCAATATGGTCAACATACCGTCACGCTGGAAACCGGCATGATGGCTCGCCAGGCGACAGCCGCTGTGATGGTGAGCATGGACGATACTGCAGTGTTCGTCACTGTTGTAGGTCAGAAAAAATCTAAACCAGGTCAGGACTTCTTCCCACTGACCGTGAACTATCAGGAGCGTACTTACGCTGCTGGTCGTATCCCAGGCAGCTTCTTCCGTCGTGAAGGCCGTCCAAGCGAAGGCGAAACCCTGATTTCGCGTCTGATTGACCGCCCGATTCGTCCACTTTTCCCGGAAGGCTTTGTTAACGAAGTCCAGGTTATTGCCACCGTGGTGTCTGTCAACCCACAGGTTCATCCAGACATCGTTGCGATGATCGGTGCTTCTGCTGCACTGGCGCTTTCTGGTCTGCCGTTCAATGGCCCGATTGGCTCTGCACGTGTAGGTTACATCAACGATCAATATGTTCTGAACCCAACCGCAGATGAGCTGAAACAGTCTCGTCTGGATCTGGTTGTTGCCGGTACGCAGAATGCCGTTCTGATGGTTGAATCTGAAGCTGAGATCCTGTCAGAAGAGCAGATGCTGGGCGCCGTGGTCTTTGGCCATGACCAGCAGCAGATCGTTATCGAAAACATCAATGCCCTGGTTGCTGAAGCAGGCAAACCGCGCTGGGACTGGCAGCCAGAAGCCGCCAATACCCCGCTGATTTCTCGTGTTGCTGCCCTGGCAGAAGCGCGCATCAGTGATGCTTACCGCATCACTGACAAGCAGGAGCGTTACGCGCAGGTTGGCGTCATCAAAGACGAAACCATTGCTGCGCTGCTGGCTGAAGATGACACGCTGGATGGTTCAGAAATCGGCGACATCGTGCATAGCCTCGAAAAAACCGTTGTTCGTACCCGCATCCTGAATGGCGAGCCACGTATCGATGGCCGTGAAAAAGATATGATCCGCGGTCTGGACGTGCGTACTGGCGTATTGCCACGTACTCACGGTTCATCACTGTTCACCCGTGGTGAAACGCAGGCACTGGTTACGGCAACGCTGGGTACTACCCGTGATGCGCAGAACCTGGATGAGCTGATGGGCGAACGTACCGACAGCTTCCTGTTCCATTACAACTTCCCTCCATACTCTGTCGGTGAAACCGGCATGGTCGGTTCGCCGAAGCGTCGTGAGATTGGTCACGGTCGTCTGGCGAAGCGCGGTGTGTTAGCGGTAATGCCTAAAGCGGAAGATTTCCCTTACACCGTTCGCGTCGTGTCTGAAATCACCGAATCAAACGGCTCCTCTTCAATGGCCTCTGTCTGTGGTGCCTCACTGGCGCTGATGGATGCAGGTGTGCCAATCAAAGCCGCCGTTGCCGGTATCGCGATGGGTCTGGTGAAAGAAGATGAGAAGTTTGTGGTTCTGTCTGATATCCTGGGCGACGAAGATCATCTGGGCGACATGGACTTCAAGGTAGCCGGTAGCCGTGAAGGTATCACCGCGCTGCAGATGGACATCAAAATCGAAGGCATCACGCGTGAAATCATGCAGGAAGCCCTGAACCAGGCCAAGGGTGCGCGTCTGCACATTCTGGGCGTAATGGAACAGGCTATCAGCACACCGCGTACTGAGATTTCTGAATTTGCACCGCGCATCTACACCATCAAAATCAGCTCTGACAAGATCAAAGATGTGATCGGTAAAGGCGGCTCAGTGATTCGTGCACTGACTGAAGAGACCGGCACCACGATTGAAATCGAAGATGACGGCACCGTGAAAATCGCTGCGACCGATGGTCTGAAAGCGAAAGAAGCCATTCGTCGTATTGAAGAGATCACTGCAGAAATCGAAGTGGGCCGCATTTACAGTGGTAAAGTGACCCGTATCGTTGATTTCGGTGCCTTCGTTGCCATCGGCGGCGGTAAAGAAGGTCTGGTTCACATTTCACAAATCGCTGATAAGCGCGTTGAGAAAGTGACTGACTACCTGCAGATGGGTCAGGAAGTGCCGGTTAAGGTGATGGAAGTTGATCGCCAGGGTCGCGTACGTCTGAGCATCAAAGAAGCGACAGAATCTAAGCCGCAGACTGAAGAAGCTGCAGCGGTGACCACGCCTGACGCTGAATAA